CTCAAAAGTTCTCTGCCAGTTTCAGCATCCCACAGGGACTCTGTGGATTCCTTCCCTATTGTatctgaaaacaccagcaagGATAAGAACCCCAAAAATATTGATGTAAACGAGTTTGGtccatctccttccatctctctccagaaACCCCACTTCCCTCCAAATTAGTACTGTCAAGAATGATTTTCTGGTTGGTATCTGAGTTCAAAAGAAGAATTAATGTCCTGAACATGAGTAACCGCCATCCCCCTCGGCCCTGGTTgcatccttatcacattggcagccatGTTGGGTGTCTCATTCTCTGGGCAAGAAGACCATTCAATTTCACAATGTTTTGACATCCATATTTCTCCTCCTGCAGGCTGCTGATGAGATGGCTGCTGATGGGCTTGTCTTGGGGgtctggctgctgacgggctggtcctgggggtcaatctcatcctcttcttccaactcactgtcagactctgAATTAACAGAGACACGATGCTCATATTCTGAAAATTTGTAATCTTCCAAAGTGGAAAACGCTCcttccacacttctctctctgccaAATGGACACGAACACCACATatgtaatataaatatataaatgtataaattatataattttagatttttttgtaaaCATTGAAAAAGGGTCCTTCAGACCCAAACACCACAGAAGTGTTAATCTCCATATTAATCTGACAGAGCTAATGAACTGCCCATTGATCAGCACAGAAATAGATGAAACAGGACAATGTTTGAAAAACAAGTGTTTCTGAGCTTATGTCAGGTAAGCTAACGGTTCCAGAAATCAGGAATGGAGACAGGCTTTATAGACCTCAATATATGAGGGACTGtgtccaacactccaacacaatGTTTATTActcacccagaaaatatatttttctcaATGACATGTATTACTAATCAAAAATGTTTAAGGaaacaaatacctaggtgtctagttagactgtaaactcttcttccagactcatatcaaacatctccaatccaaagcattttccggttccggttggagcgagtggtcgcatctgcacgtcgctccaacgggtagtataactttttcattatatttcattatatcacaacggtttgatttgtcttatcttagcaatttcttctcagctagctacatagccgtctttgtatcaaagataattgcgtaattatcgtatttcgccgtcctaacgtagtcttcactagccagctagctaacgtccactgattagctgcactgagaaacttttacactcaactgaacgacttgattagtttagtgttagctacctacatagctgtctttgctgtcttcgtatcatcgtatcatcgtatccaagataattgtgttgtttaggtttagagtgtgtagtcttagagtgattatcttaatttaccgaggttagctagccagctatttgtcgtccttaacgtaggtgactctgctagctagccaacagctagccaacgctagccaacgtcttctgtatagaactcaactacccggtcgcattcacaggttgtatcacattttcacttcatttcattacagtacaacggtttgatttgtttgatcgtagctagctacttagctagctacatagccgtctttgtatcaaagataattgtgtagtctagagcgattttctaggttcgctagccatctattgtcgttcttttaacgcaacgtaacgtaaacaacactgctagctagcctgctagccccgaatagcaacactgcagaaactattacactcaacggaatgacttgattagtgtagtgtcaacaacgcacccactgccagctggcctacttcagcagtactgtatcattttaatcattttagtcaataagattcttgctacgtagcttaactttctgaacattcgagacgtgtagtccacttgtcattccaatctcctttgcattagcgtagcctcttctgtagcctgtcaactatgtgtctgtttatccctgttctctcctctctgcacagaccatacaaacgctcctcaccgcgtggccgcggccaccctactctggtggtcccagcgcgcacgacccacgtggagttccaggtctccggtagcctctggaactgccaatctgcggtcaacaaggcagagttcatctcagcctatgcctccctccagtccctcgacttcttggcactgacggaaacatggatcaccacagacaacactgctactcctactgctctctcttcgtccgcccacgtgttctcgcacaccccgagagcatctggtcagcggggtggtggcaccgggatcctcatctctcccaagtggtcattctctctttctccccttacccatctgtctatcgcctcctttgaattccatgctgtcacagttactagccctttcaagcttaacatccttatcatttatcgccctccaggttccctcggagagttcatcaatgagcttgatgccttgataagctcctttcctgaggacggctcacctctcacagttctgggcgactttaacctccccacgtctacctttgactctttcctctctgcctccttctttccactcctctcctcttttgacctcaccctctcaccttccccctactcacaaggcaggcaatacgctcgacctcatctttactagatgctgttcttccactaacctcactgcaactccctccaagtctccgaccactgccttgtatccttttccctctcgctctcatccaacacctcccacactgcccctactcggatggtatcgcgccgtcccaaccttcgctctctctcccccgctactctctcctcttccatcctatcatctcttccctccgctcaaaccttctcccacctatctcctgattctgcctcctcaaccctcctctcctccctctctgcatcccttgactctctatgtcccctatcctccaggccggctcggtcctcccctcccgctccgtggctcgatgactcattgcgagctcacagaacagggctccgggcagccgagcggaaatggaggaaaactcgcctccctgcggacctggcatcctttcactccctcctctctacattttcctcctctgtctctgctgctaaagccactttctaccacgctaaattccaagcatctgcctctaaccctaggaagctctttgccaccttctcctccctcctgaatcctccgccccctccccctcctccctctctgcagatgacttcgtcaaccattttgaaaagaaggtcgacgacatccgatcctcgtttgctaagtcaaacgacaccgctggttctgctcacactgccctaccctgtgctctgacctctttctcccctctctccagatgaaatctcgcgtcttgtgacggccggccgcccaacaacctgcccgcttgaccctatcccctcctctcttctccagaccatttccggagaccttctccccttacctcacctcgctcatcaactcatccctgaccgttggctacgtcccttccgtcttcaagagagcgagagttgcacccccttctgaaaaaacctacactcgatccctccgatgtcaacaattacagaccagtatcccttctttcttttctctccaaaactcttgaacgtgccgtccttggccagctctcccgctatctctctgaatgaccttcttgatccaaatcagtcaggtttcaagactagtcattcaactgagactgctctcctctgtatcacggaggcgctccgcactgctaaagctaactctctctcctctgctctcatccttctagatctatcggctgccttcgatactgtgaaccatcagatcctcctctccaccctctccgagttgggcatctccggcgcggcccacgcttggattgcgtcctacctgacaggtcgctcctaccaggtggcgtggcgagaatctgtctcctcaccacgcgctctcaccactggtgtccccagggctctgttcttggccctctcctattctcgctatacaccaagtcacttggctctgtcataacctcacatggtctctcttatcattgctatgcagacgacacacaattaatcttctcctttcccccttctgatgaccaggtggcgaatcgcatctctgcatgtctggcagacatatcagtgtggatgacggatcaccacctcaagctgaacctcggcaagacggagctgctcttcctcccggggaaggactgcccgttccatgatctcgccatcacggtcgacaactccattgNNNNNNNNNNNNNNNNNNNNNNNNNNNNNNNNNNNNNNNNNNNNNNNNNNNNNNNNNNNNNNNNNNNNNNNNNNNNNNNNNNNNNNNNNNNNNNNNNNNNAGGTAATATACCAGGTAATATACCAGTGAATATACATTTGTCCCTTTTCGGGATGAAGACCTTACGTGCGTGGTACATTTGCAATAATGTGCCTGCTCTCTGTTCTGTAGAGCCCAGTGGATGTTTACAGGCTCCAGTCAGACCCACGGGGTGAATGTCTCATCATAGACTGTGTTGGCAGTGATGGAGGTGAGAGTCCACATGCTGAGTCTGAGTCTGTAGTAACACACACGCTAGAGACGGATAACACACACGCTGAGTCTACTGTAGAGACGGATAACACACACGCTGAGTCACACACGCTGAGTCTACTGTAGAGACGGATAACACACACGCTACTGTGAGTCTACTGTAGAGACGGATAACACACACGCTGAGTCTACTGTAGAGACGGATAACACACACGCTGAGTCTACTGTAGAGACGGATGataacacacacacgctgagTCTACTGGATAACTGtatccacacacacagtaacagtgaTGATGTGTGTCAGTAACAATGTTGATGTGTGTCAGTAACAGTGATGATGTGTGTCAGTAACAGTGATGATGTTCTTCTTCCCACCAGACATGTTGGAAGAGATGTTCAGCGGGCTCCAATTCAAGGTGACCCTGGTTAAGTGGCCGAGAGTGGGGGATACCCTGTCTCTTCTCAGGCAGGCTGCCCAACCGAGGCAGACCCAGGAAGTTGATGCCTTCGCCTGCTGCATCATCAGCCGTGGTACTGCTACCGATCTGCTGGCTACAGACTCTCACAGGTTGAGCATGGAACTCTCCACAcctgggttgtgggtttgattcccactgggCCCACCCATACTAAAATATGTATGCACATTTTGGCATATCTTATTATAATTATTGTACTTTTTTTTTGACAGGCTCGGGGTGCGTCTTGACACGGTCCGACACCTCTTCACCCCTGACTACTGCCCCAGGCTGGCTGGCAAGCCCAAGCTGTTCTTCATCCAGACCTATAGTGTGTCAGTCCCCCAGGACTGCTCCTCCAGGCCCACGGGTCACCCTGCTCACAGGGAGGGGGATCTGGAGACAGACGGGTATGGGGAACCTCTCAGTGTGGAGACAGTTCCCACCGACGCAGATGTCTTCTGGAGCCACTGTTGGACAGATGAGGGTCAGCTGGAGGAGAAGGACCATCGGTCTGTGTACCTGCAGGCCCTGAGAGAGGCAGTTCAGAGGAGGTACTGACTGCAACATGTCAATCAAACAGAGATGTTTCAGTCATAGATATTGAAAATGAGCCATCCTGTTGTTCCTGCCCAGAGTGAAATGCTGATTGTTTTGCTCACTGGGATCTCTCTGGTTTCAGTCTTCAGTTTTTGCAGTATGTTTAATGGTACAACATTTAGACAAAAAAAGCATCAAAGATTACATTTCATGTTTGCTTTTATTGCACTGAATAAAGTCATGTTTATAGTGTAATCATGAATGACACTGTTCCTTTGCTTTTCTTGCAGGAGAACACATCTAGTGGATGTCCATACAGAGATGAACAGGGTGATCTTCGACCACAACAGAAGGAATCCAGGAGCCAGATACAACATTAATCTGAGACACACACTCAGGAAGAATCTCTACATGTTATAGATAGACATAATATAGTTTTCTCTACTGTATAACCACTGAGCAGTACTagattatattatacagtatacaACAGCACCCTCTACTGGCAGCTTTGATAACCACAACAGCACCCTCTACTGGCAGCTTTGATAACCACAACAGCACCCTCTGGCAGCTTTGATAACCACAACAGCACCCTCTACCGGAAGCTTTGATAAGCACAACAGCACCCTCTACTGGCAGCTTTGATAAGCACAACAGCACCCTCTACTGGCGACAACTGTCTTGCATCACATTGAGCAGCTAGCGAGGAAGTAGTGCAATCAAAACACATTCAGTATTTTATTACTCTGTATTTATTCAAGACATGTTTTTCTTTTTACTGAAGGATGGATGAAGGATTTAAGAATATAATGTGAATTCAGATCTGTGCATTTTAAAATGTAGCCAAGCCTGATAAGTAGTAATAAAACATAGACCTaaaatactt
This sequence is a window from Oncorhynchus gorbuscha isolate QuinsamMale2020 ecotype Even-year linkage group LG01, OgorEven_v1.0, whole genome shotgun sequence. Protein-coding genes within it:
- the LOC124031347 gene encoding CASP8 and FADD-like apoptosis regulator, whose amino-acid sequence is MLEEMFSGLQFKVTLVKWPRVGDTLSLLRQAAQPRQTQEVDAFACCIISRGTATDLLATDSHRLGVRLDTVRHLFTPDYCPRLAGKPKLFFIQTYSVSVPQDCSSRPTGHPAHREGDLETDGYGEPLSVETVPTDADVFWSHCWTDEGQLEEKDHRSVYLQALREAVQRRRTHLVDVHTEMNRVIFDHNRRNPGARYNINLRHTLRKNLYML